CGCCTACGGCGGTGGTGACGCCGGTGGTCCCCAGGCCTGTGCCCGCATCTGCGCCCGCGCTCCCACCCGCACCCGAACCCACCCCCGTACCGGAGGAAGCGCACCCGCCGTTCCGCGTACCGTCGCGCATCGCGCCCACGTCTCCGCGACGGCCGCTCCCCCAGCCCCGCGAGCCGAGCCCGGAACTGCACCGGGCCGCCTCCGCGCTCCTCGCCGACCTTCGGCGCCACGCGCCGGAGCTGGTGCTCTCCGAGGGCGACGTCGAGGAGCTGGTGCCCGGCGCCGCTGCCTGGCTGGAGCGCGGCGCGCACCCCGACGCCATCCGCCGCGCTCTGACGACCGAGCTCCCGCAGCCGCCCAAGTACCCGGCGAAGATCGTCAGACACCGCCTCACCGCGCTCCTGCCGCCACCGCTCCCCGGAGCCCAGGAGCTGGCCCCGGTCCGCCGGACGCCCGTCACCCCCTTCCAGACCTGCGAGGGCTGTGACCGCGCCTTCCGCTCCCCGGCCCCGGGCCACTGCCGCGACTGCCGGGCCCAGCACTGGGAGGCGGCCTAGCGAGACGTGGCGAGGCATAGCGACCCGCGGACGGGCTTGACCTCAACCGGAGTCGAGGCTCGAAGGTGACGCCATGACGATCTCGACGGAACAGCGCGCGGCGGTCCGGAACTGGATCAGGGAGACGGCGCACTCCCTGACCACCGTGGACGCGTCGGAGCCACTGGACGACCTACGGCCGCTGCTCGGCATGGTCCCCGAGCGGACGGTCGTGGTGGGCTACGGCGCCGGGACGCGCGGCGCACACCAGGTTGCCGCCCTCCAGACGCGCATGGCCCGTCTGCTGGTCGGCGAGGCGGGCTTCCGAACAATCGCCCTCGACCAGGACTGGACGCTCGTCGCCCGGCTCGACACCCACATCCGCACCGGGGCCGGGGACCCCGTGGCACTGCTGGAGGCGGCCGAGCCGTTCTGCCGCACCGAGGAGATCCTCGCCCTCCTCCGGTGGATGCGCGCCTTCAACGAGACGCACCCGGGTGATCCGGTCCGCCTGATCGGGGTCAGCCCCCATGAGACGGGGGCGTCGACGTACGACACGGTGGCCGACTACGTGCGCGCGGCCGAACCCGGGCTGGTGGACGAACTGGCGCGGTACTACGCGGACCTCCGCCCCGCGGATGACGTGTCCGCGCACACAAGCCGATTCCGGGCGCTGTCCGACAGGCGGTCCCGGCGCGACCGCGCACAGGCGGCGCACGACCTGGTGGCGGGAGCGCCGATCCATGACGGATACGCGTGGGCACTCCACAACGCGCGGCTGATCGTCCAGTACTACGAGCTCCACGACCACGACGACGATCCGCTGGACCCGCACAACATGGCCTGCTACGAGCGCTTCTTCGCCGAGAACGTCCTGTGGTGGCAACGGCACACCGGCCACAGGACGCTGTTCTGGTCCTCCAGCTCCCACACCGCCGACGCGCGCACCAGGGTCGTCAGCTTTCCGCCGGACCCGGCCTCTCCGTCCCGTAACGCGGGAAGCCACCTGCGCGCACACCTCGGCACCCGGTATCTGTCGATCGGCCTCACCTTCGGCGCGGGTGAACTGGCCACCTACACCGCCGCCCCGGCCTTCCGGGTGCCCGGCCCCGTGCCACCGTTGATGGAATCGGTGCTGGACGACGAGGCCACGGGCGACTACCTGCTGGACCTCCGCGCGGAGGCCCCTCGCGAGGTCGCCGACTGGCTCACCCGGACCGCCGAGTCCCGGCTCATCGGACCACGCCACGACCCTCGACGCGACACCGATCACCACATGACGGGCGGTTCCCCGGGCGAGTGGTTCGACGTCCTCGTCCATCTGCGGCAGGTGACTCCGGCGCGCACCTTCCATCAGGTGAACCCTCCGGCGAAGAAGCAACCGTGACGCGTGCCGGCCGTCACGCCCCGGGCGCGCGGCCGGGTCCTGCCGCTACGGCCGGCGACGGCATCCGGCGAGGAGGGCCGCGACCATGCGCGCGGCGTCCGCCCGGTCGTAGTCGGGCCCGGTGACGCAGAGGTTCCCGATGGCACGCATGAGCGTGTACGCGGTGATGTCCGGGCCGACCTCGTCGGCGGCGACGCAGGCGTCGAGCAGCGTCGCGCAGGCCGGGACCAGGGTGTCGAGCATGAGGGCGTGGAGGTTCTCCAACCCCGGTTCGCCGGACCCCAGGGCGGCGCCGAGGCCGTGCTTCGTCACCAGGAACTCGACGAACGCCTCCGCCCAGCGGGTCAGGGCGGTGAACGGGGAGGCCGATTCCTCCAGGAGCCGGGGCGCGAGTGCGGTGCAGGTGTCGATCTGGTGCCGGTAGACGGCGGTGACGAGGTCGGCCCGCGTCGGGAAGTTCCGGTAGATCGTGCCGACGCCTACGCCGGCCCGTTCGGCGATCCGCATCACGGTCGCGTTGTCGCGCCGCGCGGTGCCGGGGTCGACGAGGCCCGGCTTCTCCTTCCGCGAGGCCGAGCGCTCCTCGTCCTGCGAAGGCACCTTCAGCGACGCCGCGATGTACGGAGCGGTCGAGCCCCTACGGGCGGCGCAGCCGGCAGGCAGGGTGACGTGGGCCATGTCGGGACGCGCCCAGCCGGTGAACCCGGAGCCGAGAGGAACGGGTCCGATCCGCTCATCGGCATGCGGTCATCAGCGTCTGCTCCGGCATCCACACGGCGTCCGTATCGTTCAGGCACCCGTCGGACACCCGTCAGGCCCCCGGACGTCCCGCCCCTCTACGCTCTCCCACGTGCCAGCAACGCGGCATGCGGCAGCGTCAACAGCCCGTCCGCAGAACGGAATTCGGCGCACAGCTCGTCGTACACGCGCCTGGCCGCCGCCACCCCCTCCGCGCCCCCGCTGTTGAGGACCTGGCCGATCGCGCCGATCCCCCGTTCCGCCCCCGCCCACCAGGTCTCGGGGTCACAGCGGTGCGCCCACACCACCTCGGAGCACTCCGCGCCGAGGAGCCCGGCCCCGTCGAGGAGGGCGGCGAGCCCTTCGGGCGTACGGGGGAAGTCGTCGTCGGGCGCGAGTGCGGGGAGCCAGTCGGGGCGGGTGAGCCCGGCCGCCTGTACGGCGCGGCCGATCAGGGCCTGGCCGGGGGCTCCGGGCGACCTCCAGACGGTGACCGCGACCCGGCCGCCGGGGCGGGTGATCCGGCGCAGCTCGGCCAGCGCCTCGCGCGGGCGGCCCACGTGGTTGAGCACGAAGTTGCCGACGACCGCGTCGAACGTGTCGTCCGCGTAGGGAAGTTCGGGCAGCCGTGCCGTACGCGCCTCGGCTTCCGGGACCGCCCTGCGGGTCGCCTCCACCATGCCGGGCTCGGCGTCGACGGCGTGGACCGTCGCACCGCGCCCGGCGGCGAGGGCGCTGATGGTGCCGCTGCCGCAGCCCACGTCGAGGACGCGGCTGCCGGGCCCGGCCCCGGCGGCGTCGAGGAGGGCCGCCGCCGGGTGGGCGCAGAGCCGGGCGTAGGTGCGGGCGTACGCCTCGGCCTTGCCGGACCAGATGCGGCGCTCGGCCTGGTCGAAGGGGGTCGGGGAACGCTCCGCTTCCGCACCCGGGGAGACGGCCACCGCGCCCGTTGCCCGTGGCACCTGGGAGACGGCCACCGCTCCCGCTTCCCGTGGCACCGAGGAGGCGGTCATGACACAGCTCCCTTCGGTTCGAGCTCGGCGAAGTCCTCGTGGAGGGCGTCGAGATGGCGGCCGGTCGGTACGCCGGCCGGGGTCAGCTCCGCCAGCCGCCAGCCCGGCAACTGCGCCTCGACCTCGGCCGGGAGCGACCCGTCCGCCGGGTCCGCCAGGGCGTGCAGCACCCCGAACGCGGTCTCCCTGGCGACCTCGCGGGCCAGCGCGCCGAGGTCCTCGGGGGTGAGCCCGGCCGCGAGGGCCCGGTCGACGGCGTCGGCGGCCGCCCCGTCGGTGCGGTAGGCGTCGACCCACCGCGGGGCGGCCGTGCCCCAGGCGTCGACGTACTGCCACACCGTCCGCAGGAGGCGGTAGCGGGCGAGCTGCGGCAGCCCTTCCTCTGCCTCGGACTCGGCCCAGTCGTGGGCGTCGGCATCCGCCCCCAGAGCGCTGAAGAGGGCGGTCAGCCTGTCGAGTTCGGTCATGAGGAGGGAGGCTACCGGCCGTATCCGGGTTGACGCCGGGGGCACCGGGCGGAGCCGGACGGATGGGCGCGCGGGGACCGATGAGTTTGCACGGGATACCCGGTCATTACATCCGTAACAGTGAGAGCCGCACCGGGCACCGAACCGGGACACCGCCACGACACAGCCAGGAGACCTGATGCGCACCCTGATCAGCACCGCCTTCGTTTCGCTCGACGGCGTCATGGAGGCCCCGGGCGGCGAGCCCGGCTACCGGAATTCGGGGTGGACGTTCAAGGACGTGGAGTTCCTGCCGGAGGCGTACGCCATCAAGAGCCAGGAACAGGAGGAGGCCACCGCCCTGCTGCTGGGCCGGGCGAGCTACGAGGCGTTCAGCCCGGTGTGGCCGGGCATGGAGGAGTTCACGGGGTACAAGGCGATGCCGAAGTACGTCGTCTCCACCAAGCTGACCGAGGGCGACCTGGTGGCCGACTGGGGCGAGACCACGATCCTGCGGTCGCTCGACGAGGTCGCCGCCCTGAAGGAGACCGAGGGCGGCCCGATCATCGTCCACGGCAGCACCGAACTGAACCGGAACCTCGCGGACGCCGATCTGATCGACCGGTACCACCTGCTCGTCTTCCCGCTCCTGCTGGGCGCCGGCAAGCGCCTGTTCAGCGACACGGACAAGGACGCCCGGAAGCTGAGGCTCGTCGAGCACGAGGCGTACGCCAACGGCATCCAGAAGAACGTCTTCGAGGTCGTCCGCTGACGCGCCCGGAAGGGGCGACTCCCCGGATGCGGCCGGACCGGCGCCCCCGCCCCCGCCCGGCCGGTCAGCCCGCGCGCACCCCTCGCAGGACGGCCTCCGCCACCTCGGCGGACACGACACCCGTCGTGTCGACCACCCGGGCCTCGCGACGGAGCCACGGCAGGGCCCGTTCGTAGTCGGACAGATGGTCCAGGCGCCACTGCCGGGCGCCGGCGCTCTCGGGCTCGCTGTCGGTCTCGATGCGTTCGACGAGCGTGTCCCGGTCCGTGTGCAGCAGGACGTGGTGCACGGGGATACCGGCCCGCGTCAGACCGTCGTGGATCTCCTGCCAGTACGACTCGACCAGGACCGTCTGGGTGACCACCAGCGTTCCGCCCACGTGGTCGAGCACCTGCCGCGCGGTCTCCACCACC
The nucleotide sequence above comes from Streptomyces sp. NBC_01116. Encoded proteins:
- a CDS encoding erythromycin esterase family protein, which gives rise to MTISTEQRAAVRNWIRETAHSLTTVDASEPLDDLRPLLGMVPERTVVVGYGAGTRGAHQVAALQTRMARLLVGEAGFRTIALDQDWTLVARLDTHIRTGAGDPVALLEAAEPFCRTEEILALLRWMRAFNETHPGDPVRLIGVSPHETGASTYDTVADYVRAAEPGLVDELARYYADLRPADDVSAHTSRFRALSDRRSRRDRAQAAHDLVAGAPIHDGYAWALHNARLIVQYYELHDHDDDPLDPHNMACYERFFAENVLWWQRHTGHRTLFWSSSSHTADARTRVVSFPPDPASPSRNAGSHLRAHLGTRYLSIGLTFGAGELATYTAAPAFRVPGPVPPLMESVLDDEATGDYLLDLRAEAPREVADWLTRTAESRLIGPRHDPRRDTDHHMTGGSPGEWFDVLVHLRQVTPARTFHQVNPPAKKQP
- a CDS encoding TetR/AcrR family transcriptional regulator, whose translation is MAHVTLPAGCAARRGSTAPYIAASLKVPSQDEERSASRKEKPGLVDPGTARRDNATVMRIAERAGVGVGTIYRNFPTRADLVTAVYRHQIDTCTALAPRLLEESASPFTALTRWAEAFVEFLVTKHGLGAALGSGEPGLENLHALMLDTLVPACATLLDACVAADEVGPDITAYTLMRAIGNLCVTGPDYDRADAARMVAALLAGCRRRP
- a CDS encoding class I SAM-dependent methyltransferase, which translates into the protein MTASSVPREAGAVAVSQVPRATGAVAVSPGAEAERSPTPFDQAERRIWSGKAEAYARTYARLCAHPAAALLDAAGAGPGSRVLDVGCGSGTISALAAGRGATVHAVDAEPGMVEATRRAVPEAEARTARLPELPYADDTFDAVVGNFVLNHVGRPREALAELRRITRPGGRVAVTVWRSPGAPGQALIGRAVQAAGLTRPDWLPALAPDDDFPRTPEGLAALLDGAGLLGAECSEVVWAHRCDPETWWAGAERGIGAIGQVLNSGGAEGVAAARRVYDELCAEFRSADGLLTLPHAALLARGRA
- a CDS encoding dihydrofolate reductase family protein, whose translation is MRTLISTAFVSLDGVMEAPGGEPGYRNSGWTFKDVEFLPEAYAIKSQEQEEATALLLGRASYEAFSPVWPGMEEFTGYKAMPKYVVSTKLTEGDLVADWGETTILRSLDEVAALKETEGGPIIVHGSTELNRNLADADLIDRYHLLVFPLLLGAGKRLFSDTDKDARKLRLVEHEAYANGIQKNVFEVVR
- a CDS encoding AAA family ATPase, with protein sequence MIIWLNGTFGAGKTTTAKEVTSLLPESRLFDTEKVGEMLWHVLGVPERDFQDFPPWRGLVVETARQVLDHVGGTLVVTQTVLVESYWQEIHDGLTRAGIPVHHVLLHTDRDTLVERIETDSEPESAGARQWRLDHLSDYERALPWLRREARVVDTTGVVSAEVAEAVLRGVRAG